One genomic segment of Ipomoea triloba cultivar NCNSP0323 chromosome 9, ASM357664v1 includes these proteins:
- the LOC116030998 gene encoding AT-hook motif nuclear-localized protein 5-like isoform X2 — MDVREGIALYGSPYYFNRGVSGPGSSGVRSDGGGGGSGGGGGGSSGSGNGSGGGGRRPMGMPTPSGFKPLSNPNIAVQSNVGGGGAVSSAFQVENPSTNFARNIDIGMTSNATPGDPVKKKRGRPRKYGPDGSNMSLALSSMSSRPSPGSLTPGPKRSKGRPRGTGWKQQLAPLGDWMNSSAGLAFTPHVIHIGIGEDVAAKILAFAEQRPRALCILSANGTVSAVTLRPPASSGATVTYEGRFDILRMSGSYLVAESGGPRNRIGGLSISVSSPDGHVLGGAIGGQLMAASSVQVFYLSPWTTTLKKFKSVDSQSICYLLGSNAYH, encoded by the exons ATGGATGTCAGGGAAGGAATAGCACTCTATGGGTCACCTTACTATTTCAATAGAGGGGTTAGTGGGCCTGGTAGTTCAGGGGTTAGGTCTGATGGTGGGGGTGGCGGCAGTGGTGGCGGCGGTGGTGGTAGTAGTGGTAGTGGTaatggtagtggtggtggtggtaggcGACCAATGGGGATGCCAACTCCCTCTGGGTTCAAGCCCCTTTCGAACCCCAACATTGCAGTTCAGTCCAATGTTGGGGGAGGAGGGGCTGTGAGTTCTGCATTCCAAGTTGAGAACCCTTCAACCAATTTTGCTCGAAACATTGACATAGGTATGACCTCCAATGCCACACCGGGTGATCCggtgaaaaagaaaagaggcaGGCCAAGGAAGTATGGTCCCGATGGGTCCAACATGTCTTTAGCACTATCTTCCATGTCCTCCAGGCCTTCGCCAGGGTCCTTAACTCCAGGACCAAAGCGGAGTAAAGGAAGGCCTCGTGGAACTGGGTGGAAGCAACAATTAGCTCCCCTTG GTGATTGGATGAATAGTTCAGCTGGACTGGCATTTACACCACATGTCATACACATTGGAATAGGGGAG GATGTAGCAGCAAAAATATTAGCATTTGCAGAACAGAGGCCAAGGGCTTTATGTATATTGTCGGCTAATGGTACAGTTTCTGCTGTAACACTGCGACCACCAGCAAGTTCTGGTGCCACCGTCACATATGAG GGTCGTTTTGATATACTACGCATGTCTGGTTCATACTTAGTTGCTGAAAGTGGTGGCCCTCGCAACCGTATTGGTGGACTAAGTATTTCTGTTAGTAGTCCCGATGGGCATGTCCTTGGGGGCGCAATTGGTGGCCAACTGATGGCAGCTAGTTCAGTTCAGGTATTTTACTTATCCCCTTGGACC ACAACTCTAAAGAAGTTCAAATCTGTG